One part of the Rutidosis leptorrhynchoides isolate AG116_Rl617_1_P2 chromosome 1, CSIRO_AGI_Rlap_v1, whole genome shotgun sequence genome encodes these proteins:
- the LOC139902657 gene encoding uncharacterized protein: MLKQKARIRWNLEGDENSKYFHASIRRKYNKCNIRGLNINGLWVEEPRVVNSTVLEHFLKLFGINNNCRPTLRHGFMSATSYNIHRNNVHEYGPVGPSSVRNSNITNSHNGQLENGLNDRNIDNSEETVFNEIEIWEAVKDCGSLKAPGPDGFNMGFYKKGWNTIKYDLIEAIKLFWEKGEISNGCNTSFITLVLKKSDPVSLNARLV; encoded by the exons atgtTGAAACAAAAGGCGAGGATCCGGTGGAATTTAGAAGGTGATGAAAACTCAAAATATTTTCATGCTTCCATCCGAAGAAAATACAACAAGTGTAATATTCGTGGGTTAAACATTAACGGGTTATGGGTTGAAGAACCTCGGGTTGTAAACTCAACGGTGCTAGAACACTTTCTTAAATTATTTGGGATCAACAACAATTGTAGGCCCACTTTAAGGCATGGCTTCATGAGTGCTACGAGTTACAATATCCACAGAAACAATGTCCATGAATATGGGCCTGTTGGGCCCTCATCAGTCCGCAACAGCAACATTACCAATTCACATAATGGGCAGCTCGAGAATGGGCTTAATGATCGCAATATTGATAACAGTGAAG AAACAGTGTTTAACGAAATCGAAATTTGGGAAGCGGTGAAAGATTGTGGAAGTTTGAAGGCCCCTGGACCAGATGGATTTAATATGGGTTTCTACAAGAAAGGTTGGAACACTATTAAATATGATCTTATTGAGGCTATTAAATTATTTTGGGAAAAAGGAGAGATCTCGAATGGATGTAACACTTCTTTCATCACTCTCGTGCTGAAAAAATCGGACCCCGTTAGCTTGAACGCCCGATTAGTTTAA